One stretch of Scatophagus argus isolate fScaArg1 chromosome 18, fScaArg1.pri, whole genome shotgun sequence DNA includes these proteins:
- the pks1 gene encoding highly reducing polyketide synthase cm3B, whose translation MEDTEDDIAVIGIGCNFPGGEGLDNFWRVLLEGKNCVVDIPAERFDTNFWYDADDNKPGKTQTVRAALIEGFNEFDHRFFGITEAEADFMDPQQKLLLQCTYRALEDAGMAMERISGSRVGVYIGLMNRDYETLQSNSPSAITHYNGTGTAMSMAANRISFTFNLTGPSFAIDSACSSSMVALHLACQAVKQGDCEMALCGGVSCIIEPRVFVALSKAKMISADGTSKPFSIRADGYGRGEGCGVVLLKPLKKAIKDYNKIWGIVSKTAVNQDGHSVTPITKPSMIQQQELLQRVYSESDLENVQYIEAHGTGTPVGDPIEARSISSVIAKAKSPGSETLRIGSVKGNIGHTESAAGMAGLIKVLLMMKHETIVPSVFYSENSANLDIKALSISIPVKAEKWEMRGSVERIAGINSFGFGGTNAHTVVKEYRQNMTTTQIRKGCPKLFIMSTASEKSFILSIKDTYQRLCSDQSIDLQALSYTSACGRSHSRHKYRKTFPVSSLPDLKHQLTSALQTKFESVMSDFQVVFVFCGNGVSYRGMCKQLLREVPVFRDKVKEIENLFHSHKSISISQWLAGEYDNEDFDKPNVVQPLLFAVQVGITTLLKHWGVKPDAVLGHSVGEVAAAHCSGLLSLEDAVKVLHHRSTLQTKVTAGKMLLVSNVAVEKVLEILLDFSGKICVAAFNSPQSCTLSGDADAIDNLHQRLRIVFTEKNLFLHELNVPAAYHSHMMDPILDDIEKSIDHLDANNKECKLFSTVSGNSYSDGDFKTGRYWARNIREPVLFEHTLRAAIKDMQSRRNVVFVEIGPRKVLQRNIHETLGNNTIVLSSVLPGRDYDTILSTVAKLFELGINVDWHQIYRGSETLPTAFPVYQFVNTKKEMNFETLRKVDDSSAVSHTLISQTNQANNDYTCTFSLDTAPYLWEHKNNGVSIVPGAFYVELAFASVMASFRAKKHVSLLRLSVRFESLFTLSSNCHQLKVTLEHAENDASFKIQSSVTTHASGTYSCIDGQPLLEEPNLCLNMISQRCKLVMKRKEIYSILSQAGFEYGSVFKQLDNVHFGDEFKEAVTVIPVPSELLSSFHDCFIHPVLLDYFLQMTAVLAIRRKTAKQGFPSAIGSVAISGPLQKEMVMYLRATQETADFLDVCGSFSTTEGHVLVELKGVRISFLGSCSNVLQSWFFHSEITAIPGNRDLQNCQIKAIVFEDKLGIAKGLRPYIHPESALVESREHWVQDQVRNIVLHLLNTNVDLENVLFIWGVDDLSHLSPQKMLDYLVTCCELFRQIVLALKDSKRFCTVHVITYRMSGMIVDRVSSGFVLSGMTRACAAEMVGLSFQLIDLASVTSEDIQMLAHVINTCKQQEVIISKGQASTTRIAQTPMKDGVLCGGDMHSVYVSNFVLQTTDPYRVSHLTAMPCYQTVNPVQDRSVEIQLTNLCVHSFDYFPITTSHLSFGTTMYWNKHASQNHKLLSLDFSGIVTAVGKDVYSLRVGDHIASCYPVVATAKIIIPEAVCYSTKRLPFMKETPCVSYFILAWEILQRMLSKVKHQHRKLVIISSSSASALTKVLALTANRSGWNVSSLPYFRGHFPQSYAFVFLPPFDLSWQDMYNSDGHDRHFIFVCNNLMSSSLPANMFALNNEHTHVHKLDVTNVLQRANLQIQNRNISNWLMSLGFDATSLPLKRETFQISSTKEAQTIADAESYFTTKTVQQVVLHHRASDSPVSDITLTARPEQLFQQSCVYIVTGGLSGLGLETVKFIAHNGGSCIATLSRSTPTDELQFEMDLLKRRYGVTIMNVQCDVSVLMQVVDAISKIEQRFSSCPIKGVFHSAAVLHDALIEALDESLFRKVMQPKVSGVLNLHYATLHNKLDFFVCYSSISSFIGNPSQCNYAAANSFLDTFCHYRRNLGLAGQSINWGPLNLGLLLNKDHFQKFLETKGMMIMDVCDIQEALEKCLLMNRPQQVICKFNFKNLNIHVLSQNASLRERLSALVEMEIKDDISTEPRVQHLSPTHGNVRTIVSDIISVSVDELDDNSALCALGIDSMLAMTLQNKIFQETGVNVPLVRILDPNSTLATLETIVINNG comes from the exons ATggaggacacagaggatgaCATCGCTGTTATTGGGATCGGATGCAATTTCCCTGGAG GTGAGGGGTTGGACAATTTTTGGAGGGTTCTGTTAGAGGGAAAGAACTGTGTTGTGGATATTCCTGCAGAGAGGTTTGACACAAATTTTTGGTACGATGCTGATGATAACAAACCTGGAAAGACGCAGACTGTCAGAGCAGCTCTTATAGAAGG gTTCAATGAATTTGATCACAGGTTTTTTGGCATTACTGAAGCAGAGGCTGATTTTATGGACCCTCAGCAGAAACTCCTTCTGCAGTGTACATACAGGGCATTAGAAGATGCTGGAATGGCTATGGAACGCATCAGTGGAAGCAGAGTCGGAGTTTACATAG GTTTAATGAACAGAGATTATGAGACGCTCCAAAGTAACAGCCCTTCTGCAATAACCCACTATAATGGCACTGGCACAGCAATGAGTATGGCTGCAAATAGAATTTCCTTCACTTTCAATCTCACTGGCCCATCTTTTGCCATTGACAGTGCCTGTTCTTCATCTATGGTGGCTCTACATTTAGCCTGCCAGGCTGTAAAACAAG GAGACTGTGAGATGGCTCTTTGTGGAGGTGTCAGCTGTATAATAGAGCCAAGAGTATTTGTTGCCCTCAGCAAGGCCAAGATGATCTCAGCTGATGGGACCAGCAAACCTTTCTCCATCAGAGCAGATGGTTATGGTAGAGGGGAGGGCTGCGGTGTAGTTCTTCTGAAACCTCTGAAAAAA GCCATTAAAGACTACAACAAAATATGGGGTATCGTCAGCAAAACAGCGGTCAACCAAGATGGTCACTCTGTCACTCCGATCACCAAACCATCCATGATTCAACAACAGGAGCTGTTGCAAAGAGTCTACTCAGAGTCGGACCTTGAAAATGTCCAGTACATAGAAGCACACGGCACTGGAACCCCAGTTGGAGACCCAATAGAGGCAAGAAGCATCTCCAGCGTTATTGCTAAAGCCAAATCTCCTGGTTCAGAGACACTCCGGATTGGCTCTGTGAAGGGCAACATTGGACATACAGAATCTGCAGCTGGAATGGCCGGACTTATTAAGGTACTCTTGATGATGAAGCATGAGACCATTGTTCCCTCAGTTTTCTACTCAGAAAACAGTGCTAATCTAGATATAAAAGCATTAAGTATAAGTATTCCAGTTAAAGCTGAAAAATGGGAGATGAGGGGGTCAGTGGAAAGGATAGCTGGGATCAACAGCTTTGGGTTTGGAGGCACAAATGCTCATACAGTTGTGAAAGAGTATAGACAGAACATGACAACTACACAGATCAGAAAAGGCTGTCCAAAACTCTTTATAATGTCCACAGCCTCTGAGAAATCATTTATCCTCTCCATCAAAGACACCTACCAGAGACTTTGCAGCGATCAGTCAATTGACTTACAGGCACTGTCATACACTTCAGCATGTGGAAGGAGTCATTCTAGACACAAATATAGGAAGACCTTCCCAGTGTCTTCCTTGCCAGATTTAAAACATCAGCTAACATCTGCACTGCAAACAAAGTTTGAGTCAGTGATGTCTGACTTCCAGgtggtctttgtgttttgtggaaaTGGGGTTTCCTATAGGGGTATGTGCAAGCAACTCCTGAGAGAGGTTCCTGTTTTCAGAGATAAGGTCAAAGAAATTGAAAATCTCTTCCACAGTCATAAAAGTATCAGCATCAGTCAGTGGCTTGCTGGTGAGTATGATAATGAGGATTTCGACAAGCCAAATGTTGTTCAGCCTCTTCTTTTTGCAGTTCAGGTTGGCATTACAACTCTCCTAAAGCACTGGGGTGTCAAACCGGATGCCGTGCTTGGACACTCTGTTGGTGAGgttgctgctgctcactgttcTGGTCTCTTGTCTCTTGAGGATGCCGTTAAAGTGTTGCACCACCGCAGTACTCTTCAGACCAAGGTCACAGCAGGGAAAATGCTTCTTGTCAGTAATGTGGCTGTAGAAAAGGTATTAGAAATCCTTCTAGACTTTTCTGGAAAAATTTGTGTTGCAGCATTCAACAGCCCTCAGTCCTGCACTCTGTCAGGGGATGCAGATGCTATAGACAACCTCCATCAGAGGTTGAGAATTGTGTTTACAGAGAAAAATCTCTTTCTCCATGAATTAAATGTACCAGCAGCATACCATAGCCATATGATGGATCCTATATTAGATGACATTGAGAAAAGTATTGATCATTTGGATGCCAACAACAAGGAGTGCAAACTTTTTTCAACAGTGAGTGGAAACAGTTATTCTGATGGTGACTTTAAAACAGGCAGGTATTGGGCAAGGAACATCAGAGAGCCTGTTTTATTTGAACACACACTGCGTGCTGCCATCAAAGACATGCAATCAAGGAGAAATGTGGTTTTTGTGGAGATTGGACCTCGTAAGGTTCTCCAAAGGAACATACATGAGACTTTGGGAAATAACACCATAgttctttcctctgtcctgcCTGGGAGAGATTATGACACAATCTTGTCTACTGTGGCAAAACTATTTGAACTGGGCATCAATGTGGACTGGCATCAGATCTACAGGGGTTCTGAGACATTGCCCACAGCTTTCCCAGTCTATCAGTTtgtcaacacaaaaaaagaaatgaattttgaaactttgagaaAGGTTGATGATTCATCTGCTGTTTCTCACACTCTCATATCGCAAACAAATCAGGCTAACAACGATTACACATGCACCTTCTCATTAGATACTGCACCATATCTTTGGGAGCATAAAAACAATGGTGTTTCTATTGTGCCTGGAGCTTTCTACGTTGAACTAGCCTTTGCCTCGGTGATGGCAAGTTTTAGAGCaaagaaacatgtttctttGCTCAGGCTCAGTGTGAGATTTGAGAGTTTGTTTACACTGAGCTCAAACTGTCATCAGTTGAAAGTGACACTGGAGCATGCAGAAAATGATGCCTCGTTTAAAATACAGTCTTCTGTCACAACACATGCCTCTGGCACATACAGCTGTATAGATGGCCAACCACTGTTAGAAGAACCAAACCTTTGTCTCAACATGATTTCCCAAAGGTGCAAATTGGttatgaagagaaaagagatttATTCAATTCTTTCTCAAGCAGGATTTGAATATGGCTCTGTCTTCAAACAGCTTGATAATGTGCATTTTGGAGATGAATTCAAAGAAGCTGTGACAGTAATTCCCGTTCCCAGTGAACTTCTTAGCAGTTTTCATGACTGTTTCATTCACCCGGTGTTACTGGACTATTTCTTGCAAATGACCGCTGTGTTAGCTATCAGAAGGAAAACAGCCAAGCAGGGGTTCCCGTCAGCTATCGGTAGTGTCGCTATATCAGGACCACTACAAAAGGAAATGGTCATGTACTTACGAGCCACTCAAGAGACTGCAGACTTCCTTGATGTATGTGGTAGCTTTTCCACCACAGAGGGTCATGTACTGGTGGAACTTAAGGGGGTGAGGATCTCATTTTTGGGCAGTTGTTCAAATGTTCTTCAGTCATGGTTCTTCCACAGTGAAATAACTGCAATTCCTGGCAATAGAGACTTGCAAAACTGCCAAATAAAAGCAATTGTTTTTGAAGACAAACTCGGCATTGCTAAAGGACTTAGGCCATACATACATCCAGAGTCAGCACTtgtggagagcagagagcaTTGGGTGCAGGACCAAGTTCGAAACATAGTGCTTCACTTACTTAACACAAATGTGGATTTGGAAAATGTTCTCTTCATTTGGGGTGTTGATGATCTCAGTCACTTGTCACCTCAGAAGATGCTAGACTACTTGGTGACTTGCTGTGAGCTCTTTCGGCAGATAGTTTTAGCCTTGAAAGACAGTAAACGCTTTTGCACTGTCCACGTCATAACGTATAGAATGTCAGGAATGATTGTTGACCGTGTCAGTTCTGGTTTTGTGCTGTCTGGTATGACAAGAGCTTGTGCAGCGGAGATGGTAGGCCTCTCTTTTCAACTAATTGACCTTGCTTCTGTGACCAGTGAAGACATACAAATGCTGGCTCATGTAATAAACACCTGTAAACAACAAGAGGTCATAATAAGCAAAGGGCAAGCATCAACAACAAGAATAGCACAAACCCCCATGAAGGATGGGGTGTTATGTGGAGGTGATATGCATTCAGTATATGTTAGCAACTTTGTTCTACAGACAACTGATCCGTACAGAGTGTCTCACTTAACTGCCATGCCCTGTTACCAAACTGTAAATCCTGTACAAGACAGGTCAGTTGAAATTCAACTAACCAATTTATGTGTGCATTCATTTGATTACTTTCCTATCACCACTTCACATCTGAGCTTCGGTACGACAATGTATTGGAATAAACATGCGTCACAGAATCACAAGCTTCTCTCTTTAGATTTTAGTGGTATTGTCACAGCTGTTGGGAAAGATGTCTATAGTCTAAGAGTGGGAGATCACATTGCTTCATGTTATCCAGTTGTTGCCACTGCAAAGATTATAATTCCTGAAGCTGTGTGCTACAGCACAAAGAGACTCCCATTTATGAAAGAGACCCCATGCGTGTCTTACTTCATACTGGCATGGGAGATTCTGCAGAGAATGTTGTCTAAGGTAAAACATCAACACAGAAAACTGGTCATTATCTCCTCCAGTTCAGCCTCCGCTCTGACGAAGGTTTTGGCTCTGACAGCAAACAGGTCAGGCTGGAATGTTTCCTCACTTCCTTATTTCAGAGGGCATTTTCCTCAAAgttatgcatttgtttttctgccccCATTTGATCTCTCTTGGCAGGACATGTATAATAGTGATGGACATGATAGacactttatttttgtatgcaACAATCTGATGTCATCCTCACTCCCAGCCAACATGTTTGCACTAAATAATGaacatacacatgtacataaacTTGATGTGACTAATGTTCTTCAGAGAGCAAAtctgcaaatacaaaacaggAATATTTCAAACTGGTTAATGTCATTAGGCTTTGATGCTACATCTCTACCTTTGAAAAGAGAGACTTTTCAGATATCAAGCACAAAAGAGGCACAGACTATTGCAGATGCTGAATCCTATTTCACAACAAAGACAGTGCAGCAAGTTGTTCTACATCACAGAGCATCTGATAGTCCAGTGTCAGATATCACTTTGACTGCAAGGCCTGAACAGCTCTTTCAACAAAGCTGTGTTTATATTGTAACTGGAGGGCTCTCTGGTTTGGGACTTGAGACTGTAAAGTTCATTGCCCACAATGGTGGCAGTTGTATTGCAACACTGTCTAGAAGTACTCCAACTGATGAACTGCAGTTTGAAATGGATCTCCTCAAGAGAAGGTATGGGGTGACAATCATGAATGTCCAGTGTGACGTTTCTGTGTTGATGCAGGTAGTGGATGCAATCTCAAAGATTGAACAAAGATTCTCCTCTTGTCCAATCAAAGGAGTGTTTCACAGTGCTGCAGTATTGCATGATGCTTTGATTGAAGCCCTTGATGAGTCACTCTTTCGAAAGGTGATGCAACCCAAAGTGAGTGGGGTTTTAAACCTTCATTATGCCACACTCCATAACAAACTGGATTTCTTTGTGTGCTactcctccatctcttcatTCATTGGAAATCCTTCACAATGTAACTATGCAGCAGCCAATTCCTTCCTCGACACATTCTGCCATTATCGGAGAAACCTTGGACTTGCTGGACAGTCCATCAACTGGGGTCCCTTGAACCTTGGTCTGTTGTTGAACAAAGATCATTTCCAAAAATTCCTTGAGACAAAAGGTATGATGATAATGGATGTTTGTGACATTCAAGAAGCACTTGAAAAGTGTCTTCTAATGAACAGACCACAACAAGTCATATGCAAGTTCAACTTTAAAAATCTTAACATTCATGTACTTTCACAAAACGCATCTCTCAGAGAGCGGTTGTCAGCTTTAGTGGAAATGGAGATAAAAGATGATATAAGCACTGAGCCCAGGGTTCAGCATTTGTCTCCCACACATGGAAATGTGAGAACAATtgtcagtgacatcatcagtgtcaGTGTAGATGAACTGGATGATAACTCAGCTCTGTGTGCATTGGGTATTGACTCAATGTTAGCAATGACTCTGCAGAATAAGATTTTCCAAGAGACAGGAGTGAATGTACCTTTAGTTAGAATACTGGATCCCAACAGTACACTGGCCACTTTGGAAACTATTGTAATTAATAATGGATAA
- the LOC124049457 gene encoding ATP-dependent zinc metalloprotease YME1L1-like isoform X2, translating into MFSLSTSFQPQQMILPLSQLINALHSLKNAATASVQTLHRDFIPEQSSFLKEPSVSLRDLGLSEIRVSQLDELVSRLLPTPRPVEPPAVLSPWRTSHVSSHSFFHNKHGFSHRRLGVFGSPTLHRQYHSPLKDVCSELQFLPVWVQTRGFKTLRSKTRRTESGYDAVTESEPYTPAFMKGFLQREKGPEAQSLDQLLKQRNLPENQQDAFKTGFTEGFMRSQAFTQRTQDSLRRTRLILLVLLLVGIYGLSRTPFLSVRFRTTSGLDSAVDPIQMKNVTFDHVKGVEEAKNELQDVVEFLKNPQKFTALGGKLPKGILLVGPPGTGKTLLARAVAGEADVPFYYASGSEFDEMFVGVGASRIRNLFKEAKANAPCVIFIDELDSVGGKRIESPMHPYSRQTINQLLAEMDGFKPNEGVIVVGATNFAEALDNALVRPGRFDMQVTVPRPDVKGRTEILNWYLSKIKVDPAVDAEIIARGTVGFSGAELENLVNQAALKAAVDGKEMVTMKELEFSKDKILMGPERRSVEIDKKNKTITAYHESGHAIVAYFTKDAMPINKATIMPRGPTLGHVSMLPENDRWSETRSQLLAQMDVSMGGRVAEELIFGDDYITTGASSDFDGATKIAKMMVTRFGMSDKLGVMTYSDITKQSPETQAAIEQEVRILLKDSYERAKKILKTYSKEHKTLADALLRYETLDAKEIQMVLEGKSLDH; encoded by the exons atgttttctctctcaacGTCGTTTCAACCACAGCAG ATGATACTGCCCCTCAGCCAGCTCATCAACGCCCTCCACTCTCTCAAGAACGCAGCCACAGCTTCAGTCCAGACCCTGCACAGAGACTTCATTCCAGAGcagagttcatttttaaaagag CCCAGTGTGAGTCTGAGAGATCTTGGCCTGTCAGAGATCAGGGTTAGTCAGCTGGATGAGCTGGTCAGCAGGTTACTGCCTACACCAAGACCCGTAGAACCTCCTGCTGTTCTATCTCCATGGAGGACGAGCCACGTTTCTTCACACAGCTTCTTCCACAACAAGCATG GGTTTTCTCACAGACGGTTGGGGGTTTTTGGCTCCCCAACACTCCACAGACAATACCACAGTCCTCTTAAAGACGTTTGCTCAGAGCTACAATTCCTGCCAG TATGGGTCCAGACTCGGGGTTTCAAGACTCTTAGATCAAAGACCAGGCGAACAGAGTCTGGTTATGACGCTGTGACGGAATCTGAGCCTTACACACCAGCCTTCATGAAG GGGTTTCTTCAGAGGGAAAAGGGACCAGAGGCGCAGTCACTGGATCAACTGCTGAAACAAAGGAACCTCCCAGAGAACCAGCAGGATGCTTTCAAGACGGGTTTCACTGAGGGCTTCATGAGGTCGCAGGCCTTCACTCAGAGAACACAAG ACTCACTGAGGAGAACCAGATTGATCCTGTTGGTCCTCCTGCTTGTTGGTATTTATGGCTTGTCAAGAACCCCCTTTCTCTCGG TGAGATTCCGCACCACATCTGGTCTTGACTCAGCAGTCGACCCCATCCAGATGAAGAACGTGACATTTGATCATGTCAAAGGAGTGGAAGAGGCAAAGAACGAATTACAAGATGTTGTTGAGTTTCTCAAAAACCCCCAAAAGTTTACTGCTCTGGGTGGAAAGCTGCCTAAAG GGATCCTCCTTGTTGGTCCACCAGGCACAGGAAAGACTTTGTTAGCACGGGCTGTGGCTGGGGAGGCAGATGTGCCTTTCTACTACGCCTCCGGATCAGAGTTTGATGAGATGTTTGTGGGTGTTGGTGCAAGCCGAATCAGGAACCTTTTCA AGGAGGCAAAAGCTAATGCTCCTTGTGTGATCTTCATTGATGAGTTGGACAGCGTTGGTGGAAAGAGGATTGAGTCTCCCATGCATCCCTATTCCAGACAAACAAtcaaccagctgctggctgagatGGACGG GTTTAAACCAAATGAAGGTGTCATCGTTGTTGGTGCTACAAACTTTGCAGAGGCTTTGGATAA CGCACTGGTAAGGCCAGGAAGGTTTGACATGCAGGTGACTGTCCCTCGCCCAGATGTGAAAGGACGCACCGAAATTCTCAACTGGTACCTCTCCAAGATCAAAGTGGACCCTG CCGTGGATGCAGAGATTATTGCCCGGGGCACTGTGGGCTTTTCTGGGGCAGAGCTGGAGAACCTGGTCAACCAGGCAGCCCTGAAGGCAGCTGTGGACGGGAAAGAGATGGTCACAATGAAGGAGTTGGAGTTTTCTAAGGACAAGATCCTCATGG GTCCTGAGAGGAGAAGTGTTGAAATCGACAAGAAGAACAAGACCATCACAGCCTACCACGAGTCTGGCCATGCCATTGTTGCCTATTTCACCAAAGATGCAATGCCTATCAATAAGGCCACGATCATGCCTCGAGGTCCAACGCTTGGACAT GTGTCCATGCTCCCAGAGAATGACCGCTGGAGTGAGACAAGATCCCAGCTGCTGGCTCAGATGGATGTCAGCATGGGTGGTCGAGTAGCAGAGGAGCTCATCTTTGGAGATGACTACATCACCACTG GAGCATCTAGTGACTTTGATGGAGCaacaaaaatagcaaaaatgaTGGTGACCAGATTTGGCATGAGTGACAAg CTTGGTGTCATGACCTACAGTGACATAACCAAACAGAGCCCTGAGACACAAGCTGCTATTGAACAGGAAGTCAGGATTTTGCTGAAG GATTCATATGAGCGTGCTAAAAAGATCCTGAAGACTTACAGTAAGGAGCACAAGACGCTAGCAGATGCCCTGCTAAGATATGAAACTCTGGATGCCAAAGAGATCCAGATGGTGCTGGAGGGAAAATCTCTGGACCACTAG
- the LOC124049457 gene encoding ATP-dependent zinc metalloprotease YME1L1-like isoform X1, producing the protein MFSLSTSFQPQQMILPLSQLINALHSLKNAATASVQTLHRDFIPEQSSFLKEPSVSLRDLGLSEIRVSQLDELVSRLLPTPRPVEPPAVLSPWRTSHVSSHSFFHNKHGFSHRRLGVFGSPTLHRQYHSPLKDVCSELQFLPVWVQTRGFKTLRSKTRRTESGYDAVTESEPYTPAFMKGFLQREKGPEAQSLDQLLKQRNLPENQQDAFKTGFTEGFMRSQAFTQRTQDSLRRTRLILLVLLLVGIYGLSRTPFLSGKGSFSDAVRFRTTSGLDSAVDPIQMKNVTFDHVKGVEEAKNELQDVVEFLKNPQKFTALGGKLPKGILLVGPPGTGKTLLARAVAGEADVPFYYASGSEFDEMFVGVGASRIRNLFKEAKANAPCVIFIDELDSVGGKRIESPMHPYSRQTINQLLAEMDGFKPNEGVIVVGATNFAEALDNALVRPGRFDMQVTVPRPDVKGRTEILNWYLSKIKVDPAVDAEIIARGTVGFSGAELENLVNQAALKAAVDGKEMVTMKELEFSKDKILMGPERRSVEIDKKNKTITAYHESGHAIVAYFTKDAMPINKATIMPRGPTLGHVSMLPENDRWSETRSQLLAQMDVSMGGRVAEELIFGDDYITTGASSDFDGATKIAKMMVTRFGMSDKLGVMTYSDITKQSPETQAAIEQEVRILLKDSYERAKKILKTYSKEHKTLADALLRYETLDAKEIQMVLEGKSLDH; encoded by the exons atgttttctctctcaacGTCGTTTCAACCACAGCAG ATGATACTGCCCCTCAGCCAGCTCATCAACGCCCTCCACTCTCTCAAGAACGCAGCCACAGCTTCAGTCCAGACCCTGCACAGAGACTTCATTCCAGAGcagagttcatttttaaaagag CCCAGTGTGAGTCTGAGAGATCTTGGCCTGTCAGAGATCAGGGTTAGTCAGCTGGATGAGCTGGTCAGCAGGTTACTGCCTACACCAAGACCCGTAGAACCTCCTGCTGTTCTATCTCCATGGAGGACGAGCCACGTTTCTTCACACAGCTTCTTCCACAACAAGCATG GGTTTTCTCACAGACGGTTGGGGGTTTTTGGCTCCCCAACACTCCACAGACAATACCACAGTCCTCTTAAAGACGTTTGCTCAGAGCTACAATTCCTGCCAG TATGGGTCCAGACTCGGGGTTTCAAGACTCTTAGATCAAAGACCAGGCGAACAGAGTCTGGTTATGACGCTGTGACGGAATCTGAGCCTTACACACCAGCCTTCATGAAG GGGTTTCTTCAGAGGGAAAAGGGACCAGAGGCGCAGTCACTGGATCAACTGCTGAAACAAAGGAACCTCCCAGAGAACCAGCAGGATGCTTTCAAGACGGGTTTCACTGAGGGCTTCATGAGGTCGCAGGCCTTCACTCAGAGAACACAAG ACTCACTGAGGAGAACCAGATTGATCCTGTTGGTCCTCCTGCTTGTTGGTATTTATGGCTTGTCAAGAACCCCCTTTCTCTCGGGTAAAGGCTCCTTTTCTGATGCtg TGAGATTCCGCACCACATCTGGTCTTGACTCAGCAGTCGACCCCATCCAGATGAAGAACGTGACATTTGATCATGTCAAAGGAGTGGAAGAGGCAAAGAACGAATTACAAGATGTTGTTGAGTTTCTCAAAAACCCCCAAAAGTTTACTGCTCTGGGTGGAAAGCTGCCTAAAG GGATCCTCCTTGTTGGTCCACCAGGCACAGGAAAGACTTTGTTAGCACGGGCTGTGGCTGGGGAGGCAGATGTGCCTTTCTACTACGCCTCCGGATCAGAGTTTGATGAGATGTTTGTGGGTGTTGGTGCAAGCCGAATCAGGAACCTTTTCA AGGAGGCAAAAGCTAATGCTCCTTGTGTGATCTTCATTGATGAGTTGGACAGCGTTGGTGGAAAGAGGATTGAGTCTCCCATGCATCCCTATTCCAGACAAACAAtcaaccagctgctggctgagatGGACGG GTTTAAACCAAATGAAGGTGTCATCGTTGTTGGTGCTACAAACTTTGCAGAGGCTTTGGATAA CGCACTGGTAAGGCCAGGAAGGTTTGACATGCAGGTGACTGTCCCTCGCCCAGATGTGAAAGGACGCACCGAAATTCTCAACTGGTACCTCTCCAAGATCAAAGTGGACCCTG CCGTGGATGCAGAGATTATTGCCCGGGGCACTGTGGGCTTTTCTGGGGCAGAGCTGGAGAACCTGGTCAACCAGGCAGCCCTGAAGGCAGCTGTGGACGGGAAAGAGATGGTCACAATGAAGGAGTTGGAGTTTTCTAAGGACAAGATCCTCATGG GTCCTGAGAGGAGAAGTGTTGAAATCGACAAGAAGAACAAGACCATCACAGCCTACCACGAGTCTGGCCATGCCATTGTTGCCTATTTCACCAAAGATGCAATGCCTATCAATAAGGCCACGATCATGCCTCGAGGTCCAACGCTTGGACAT GTGTCCATGCTCCCAGAGAATGACCGCTGGAGTGAGACAAGATCCCAGCTGCTGGCTCAGATGGATGTCAGCATGGGTGGTCGAGTAGCAGAGGAGCTCATCTTTGGAGATGACTACATCACCACTG GAGCATCTAGTGACTTTGATGGAGCaacaaaaatagcaaaaatgaTGGTGACCAGATTTGGCATGAGTGACAAg CTTGGTGTCATGACCTACAGTGACATAACCAAACAGAGCCCTGAGACACAAGCTGCTATTGAACAGGAAGTCAGGATTTTGCTGAAG GATTCATATGAGCGTGCTAAAAAGATCCTGAAGACTTACAGTAAGGAGCACAAGACGCTAGCAGATGCCCTGCTAAGATATGAAACTCTGGATGCCAAAGAGATCCAGATGGTGCTGGAGGGAAAATCTCTGGACCACTAG